In Pseudomonadota bacterium, one genomic interval encodes:
- a CDS encoding alpha-L-fucosidase: DTWSHAYGKDLYAFVRGLQPRILINNRVDIGRRPDGLTEKGAYRGDFGTPEQAIPQTAETTQPWETCTTIGRHWGYNRRETKRKSVAKLLQILADTSSKGGNLLLNVGPRGDGTLPAADVQRLRAMGRWLRKNGEAIYGTEACPFGSFEWGVCTVKHVAAGNDRLYLHVFDWPRSRSLQLVGLHNTSKRARVLGAPERRVQVSSKPLALSLRLPKRPKATGHSVIAVELDGALDLDKPPEIEAPFASFVDATQFRIGSDRSGVLRYTLDGSDPTPESARFEGTPVRLASGAKVRAQLFRDGRPASPIAERTLSKVKPLPAARRPLPERPGVRVAYYEGQWNALPDFSTERPKQVQIGTRVTIPDRIARRNHFGLEFRSWLRVPKTGMYRFHLSSDDGSRLWIGDKLLVDNDGLHSPRDKAGEVALQAGLHALRVAYFESGGHEVCELFYEGPGIAKRTLPAPDLFVPDDPR, translated from the coding sequence CGACACCTGGAGCCACGCCTACGGCAAGGATCTCTACGCGTTCGTACGCGGGCTTCAGCCTCGCATTCTCATAAACAACCGCGTTGATATCGGCAGGCGGCCCGACGGGCTGACCGAAAAGGGGGCCTACCGCGGGGATTTTGGAACACCAGAACAGGCGATTCCACAAACCGCCGAGACCACGCAGCCTTGGGAGACCTGCACCACGATCGGCCGGCATTGGGGCTACAACCGGCGCGAGACCAAGCGCAAGAGCGTAGCCAAGCTGCTTCAAATCTTGGCCGACACTTCGTCCAAGGGAGGCAACCTGCTGCTGAACGTGGGGCCACGTGGGGACGGAACGCTGCCCGCCGCCGACGTGCAGCGATTGCGGGCTATGGGTCGCTGGCTCCGCAAGAACGGCGAAGCCATCTACGGTACCGAAGCCTGCCCCTTTGGCTCGTTCGAGTGGGGTGTATGCACGGTGAAGCACGTCGCGGCAGGCAACGACCGGCTCTACTTGCACGTGTTCGACTGGCCACGATCGCGATCGCTCCAGCTGGTCGGGCTGCACAACACCTCGAAGCGCGCCCGGGTTCTCGGGGCGCCCGAGCGTCGAGTCCAGGTATCGAGCAAGCCTCTCGCGTTGTCGCTACGGCTGCCGAAACGACCCAAGGCGACCGGTCACAGCGTGATCGCGGTGGAGCTCGATGGCGCCCTCGATCTCGACAAACCGCCCGAGATCGAGGCTCCGTTTGCGAGCTTCGTCGATGCGACCCAGTTCCGCATCGGCAGCGACCGATCGGGTGTGCTGCGTTATACGCTAGACGGCTCCGATCCGACCCCCGAGTCCGCACGCTTCGAGGGTACGCCTGTGCGCCTTGCTTCCGGTGCCAAGGTACGCGCACAGTTGTTTCGTGATGGGCGGCCGGCGAGCCCGATCGCGGAGCGTACGCTGTCCAAAGTCAAGCCGCTGCCCGCAGCCCGCAGGCCCCTGCCGGAGCGTCCGGGAGTCCGCGTCGCGTACTACGAAGGGCAGTGGAACGCGTTGCCGGATTTCTCGACCGAGCGTCCAAAGCAGGTGCAGATAGGTACGCGTGTGACCATTCCGGACCGGATCGCACGCAGAAACCACTTCGGGCTCGAGTTTCGTTCCTGGCTGCGGGTGCCAAAGACAGGGATGTACCGCTTCCATCTCAGCTCGGATGACGGAAGCAGGCTGTGGATCGGCGACAAGCTGCTCGTAGACAACGACGGCCTGCACTCACCCCGAGACAAGGCGGGCGAAGTGGCGCTCCAAGCTGGTCTGCACGCGCTGCGAGTCGCGTACTTCGAGAGCGGCGGACACGAAGTGTGCGAGCTTTTCTACGAAGGCCCCGGCATCGCGAAGCGCACGCTGCCCGCGCCGGACCTGTTCGTGCCTGACGACCCGCGATGA